From a single Candidatus Izimaplasma bacterium HR1 genomic region:
- the ywpJ_1 gene encoding Putative phosphatase YwpJ, with product MTKKLFAFDVDGTLLDHKYNEVPASALDTIEHLKKQGHVVGVATGRNQSQFQKALNPEDFDFVIYVNGGYLEIDGKKVYDIQFSQKQKNHLCDLFDDLDLKYGITTEHHLYSPHPMADNVQRIIKAYRVITPERKSDLRTLPVYQFSLYEGENALEVVSELEKNYSVHSLGEFAYDITIPKINKGIMLKEVAKIFNIDMKDTIAFGDGDNDRDLLKEAGIGIAMGNAVESAKKAADKLTTPSYENGVYNGVKELGYI from the coding sequence ATGACTAAAAAACTCTTTGCCTTTGATGTAGATGGAACATTACTTGATCATAAGTATAATGAAGTACCAGCAAGTGCTTTGGATACAATTGAACACCTTAAGAAACAAGGACATGTTGTTGGCGTAGCTACAGGACGTAATCAATCACAATTTCAAAAAGCTTTAAATCCTGAAGACTTTGATTTTGTTATTTATGTTAACGGTGGTTACTTAGAAATTGATGGTAAAAAGGTTTATGATATCCAGTTCTCACAGAAACAAAAAAATCACTTATGTGATTTGTTTGATGATTTAGATTTGAAATATGGGATAACAACTGAACATCATTTATATTCGCCACATCCAATGGCTGATAATGTTCAAAGAATTATTAAAGCATACCGAGTTATCACTCCGGAAAGGAAAAGTGATCTTAGAACTTTACCTGTTTACCAGTTTAGTTTATATGAAGGTGAAAATGCTCTTGAGGTTGTTAGTGAATTAGAAAAGAACTATTCAGTTCATTCACTTGGTGAATTTGCTTATGATATAACTATCCCTAAAATTAACAAAGGGATAATGTTAAAAGAAGTAGCTAAGATATTCAATATCGATATGAAAGATACTATTGCCTTTGGCGATGGTGACAATGATCGAGATCTTCTTAAAGAAGCAGGGATTGGTATTGCGATGGGTAATGCTGTTGAAAGTGCTAAGAAAGCTGCAGATAAATTAACAACTCCTTCTTATGAAAATGGAGTTTATAATGGAGTTAAGGAATTGGGATACATATAA
- a CDS encoding Thioredoxin — protein sequence MKNLVSKYIRQFILYIGRDTCPYCQTYVPNLMEVALNQDIMEIYHVDTADLANRDFVSDEGISSTPTTYIIKDGVIVETFVGHRTVVFLETVIIDYLS from the coding sequence TTGAAAAACCTAGTAAGCAAATACATAAGACAATTTATATTATATATTGGAAGAGATACTTGCCCTTATTGTCAAACATATGTGCCTAATCTTATGGAAGTAGCACTCAATCAAGACATTATGGAGATATATCATGTTGATACAGCAGATCTAGCTAATCGAGATTTTGTGAGTGATGAAGGGATTAGTTCTACACCTACAACTTATATCATTAAAGATGGGGTTATAGTAGAGACTTTTGTAGGACATAGGACTGTGGTGTTCTTAGAAACAGTGATTATTGATTACCTAAGTTAG
- a CDS encoding putative hydrolase: MSRTKEVEQYAREKLITEITAHDFEHTLRVLKIAVQISKNIDCDLEVVQVASLTHDIIDKKVADDVGKAKKELLFKLSTIGYKDDFIEDVFDIIENMSFSSGRTPKSIEGKIVQDADRIDAIGAIAIARTFAYGGSMNRKIYEEGNDECSIAHFYDKLLLLKDRLNTKEAKEIAESRHKFMVEFSTQFHKEWKLEDIK, translated from the coding sequence ATGAGTAGAACAAAAGAAGTAGAGCAATATGCTAGAGAAAAACTAATAACGGAAATTACAGCACATGACTTTGAGCATACTTTGAGAGTGCTAAAAATAGCAGTACAGATAAGTAAGAATATTGATTGTGATTTAGAAGTAGTTCAAGTTGCTTCGTTAACACATGATATCATCGATAAAAAAGTTGCAGATGATGTTGGAAAAGCTAAGAAAGAGTTATTATTTAAACTGTCTACAATAGGATATAAAGATGACTTTATAGAGGATGTTTTTGATATTATTGAGAACATGTCTTTCTCTTCTGGTAGGACTCCAAAATCGATAGAAGGAAAGATTGTCCAAGATGCCGATCGCATTGATGCGATTGGAGCTATCGCAATTGCAAGAACTTTTGCCTATGGCGGTTCTATGAATCGAAAAATATATGAAGAGGGAAATGATGAATGTAGTATTGCTCATTTCTATGATAAATTACTATTACTTAAAGATAGGTTGAATACAAAAGAAGCTAAAGAAATTGCAGAATCAAGACATAAATTTATGGTGGAATTTTCAACACAGTTTCATAAAGAATGGAAACTTGAGGACATTAAATAG